The segment AGGTGATGAAATGCAAGGTGGATCATTTACTATTACTAATTTTGGTTCAGCAGGAATTGAAATGGGAACACCAGTTATTAATTATCCAGAGGTAGCAATTTTGGGTCTAGGGATGATGCAAAAAAAACTAATTATTGCTGATGGTAAAATTGTTGAACATAAGTTCTTTCCATTATCACTTTCAATTGATCATCGTGTTATTGATGGTGCACCTGCTGCTTATTTCCTTTCTCGACTTAAAGAGTTATTAGAAAATCCAACATTAATTTTAGCTTAAGGAGAAAATGTAAAAGATGTCTAACTATGATTTTGATTTAATAATTATCGGGGCAGGCCCTGGTGGTTATGTAACAGCGGCTCGAGCAGCAAAGATGGGTTTAAAAACTGCAATTGTTGAAAAAGATAACTGAGGTGGAGTCTGTTTAAATGTTGGATGTATTCCTACTAAGACGTTACTAAAGGGCGCAAAAGTTTTTCATTATATTGAAAATGCTGATAAATATGGTGTTGCTATTAAAGATAAAAAAAATATTGAAATTAATTGAAAAGTAATGCAAGATCGTAAAACTGGTGTTGTTAAAGGTTTAACTGGTGGAGTTGGCTTTTTAATGAAATCTAATAAAGTAGAACAATTATTAGGGATTGGAAGTGCTATTGATAAAAATACGATTTTAGTGAAAGCTAAAGATGGTAAAGAAAAGAAATATACTACTAAATATATGATAATTGCTACTGGTTCAAAAGTAAAAATGTTTGATAATCCTAATGGTCCACAAGGTTTAAGTGAAAAAGATTTAAAAACAAACCAAACATTATTAACTTCGATTGAAATTCTTTCTTTAAAAGAAGTTCCAAAAACACTAACTATTATTGGTGGTGGTGTTATTGGAATTGAGTTTGCTTGTTTATTTAGTACACTTGGTACTAAAGTTACTATTATTGAATATTTAGATCGTATTTTAGCATTACTAGATGAAGATATTAGCACAACTTTAACTAAAATTCTTGAAAAAAATGGTGTTAATATTATTACTGGTCATAGTGTTAATGAATTAAAGGATAAAACTTTAACTTATTATGTTGCAACCGATAAAGAACATAAAAAACCATTAACAGTAACTAGTGATTATTGTTTATTAAGTACTGGAAGAACGCCGATTACTGAAGGTTTTACTAATTTGGGAATTCAAATTAAGCCTAATCAAGCATTTGCCGTAAATAATAAATTGGAAGCTTTAGATGCTAACAATAATGTTATTGATAATATATATGTAATTGGAGATGCTAATGGTCAAAGAATGCTTGCTCATGTTGCATCAACACAAGGATTAGCAGCGCTTAATAATATTTTAGTTAAAGAAGGTAGAACGGATGCTGATAATCATCCATTGAAAGAGCAAGAAGTAGATTATAATAAAATGCCTAGTTGTATTTATTCATTCCCAGAAGTGGCAAGTGTTGGTTTAACTGAAACTGAATGTAAATCTTTAGGTAAAGAATATTTGATGAAGAAAATACCATTTACTATTAATGGTAAGGCATTGGCTGATGGTGAGACTGATGGTTTTGTTAAAATAATTATTGATAAAAAATATGGAGAAATCCTAGGTGCTCATATTTTATGTTCAACGGCTACTGATATAATTGCTGAAATTGTTAATATTATGCAAACGGAAGGTACTATTGTTGAATTAGCCTCTTCTTGTCATCCACATCCAACAATGTCAGAAGTAGTTATGGATGTTGCACAAGATTTAGAATTAGAATGATACAAAGTTAATAAAAAATAGAAAATAATAAAAATGTACCTAAAAATTTAAAGGTACATTTTTATTGTAAAATTAATATAATATTGATTAAAAAGTATTGCTTCTTCTTTTTTTATCAAAAAAATAATTAGTGGTATTACTGTTAATTTCTTTTTGTAAATATTTATTTCATGTAGTTATTTGTTCAAATTGTATATTTTCTAAATTTTCATTACATAAATTTTTATTTTCTGACGTTCTTTTTTTAAATAGTGTTTGAAATGTTTTTACTTCATTTTGTTGCATTTCTGTTTTATCTTTATCTTCTAATAATTTGCATATAATGCTATTTTTTTCTGTTCGGCATTTAATAAAAATATTTTCTTTACATTTCACTGCTTGTTCTCAATTTTTATCTTTTTCAATATCAAAATCATATTTATTTGTTGACATTTTATTATTGTTCCTTTCAATATAAAAAAATGTTAATTATGTCACTTTGGAGAAAAAACCAATAGTAGTGACAAGTTAATTTTATAATGATATTTAAAAATATTTATATTTTTAAATATTAAGATTAGATATAAAAAAAATAATATATATTTTGATTTATGTTTTTTAATTTGTATAAAAAAG is part of the Spiroplasma endosymbiont of Lasioglossum villosulum genome and harbors:
- the lpdA gene encoding dihydrolipoyl dehydrogenase — encoded protein: MSNYDFDLIIIGAGPGGYVTAARAAKMGLKTAIVEKDNWGGVCLNVGCIPTKTLLKGAKVFHYIENADKYGVAIKDKKNIEINWKVMQDRKTGVVKGLTGGVGFLMKSNKVEQLLGIGSAIDKNTILVKAKDGKEKKYTTKYMIIATGSKVKMFDNPNGPQGLSEKDLKTNQTLLTSIEILSLKEVPKTLTIIGGGVIGIEFACLFSTLGTKVTIIEYLDRILALLDEDISTTLTKILEKNGVNIITGHSVNELKDKTLTYYVATDKEHKKPLTVTSDYCLLSTGRTPITEGFTNLGIQIKPNQAFAVNNKLEALDANNNVIDNIYVIGDANGQRMLAHVASTQGLAALNNILVKEGRTDADNHPLKEQEVDYNKMPSCIYSFPEVASVGLTETECKSLGKEYLMKKIPFTINGKALADGETDGFVKIIIDKKYGEILGAHILCSTATDIIAEIVNIMQTEGTIVELASSCHPHPTMSEVVMDVAQDLELEWYKVNKK